TAACACCCCATACTGTCCCGCAGCCGGAAACCTTTCCCACTGACTCGCAGCTAATACGCCAGAAGATAGTACGACTAAAAATACACCTAAAAATAGCAGCCAGCGAACACTCAATTCTTCCCCCAGAGATTGCAACATCTGAGTGACAAAATTGGGTTGAGTCGCCTTGACTGGCTGTTGTGGCGAATAGGCGATTAATGGTTTTTCTTGTCTTGCAGTTACACCTGCTACCAATGGTTTAGGTTCGACTTGCGGCTGTAACACCACTGTACAGGAGAGATAATCTCGACACAGCTGCTTAACTTGGGCATCAGAAATCAAACCTAAGCGCAGCCATAAATCCAATCCCTCCAATAGCTGCGGATGGGAGGATGGTAGCGTAATGTTAATTTTTAACGGGCGCTCTGGAGATGATGACATAAGCAGCAGCCGTGTAGGTATATACTTAAATCGTGGTTTGGGTAAAGTATATCTTGGCTCAACTTGTGCCAGTTAGTAGAGCGATCGCTAGAATCTTTTAAGGTGAGTTCGATAAACCTCTCCCCAACCCCTCTGTCTTGAAAAGTTTTGCGCCGGGAAACCCGGACGCGCAACGCCAGTTGCTTTATGCCGGGGAACCCGTCCAACGCACTGGCTCAACTTTTCGCTCTGACGCGGAAAGGGGCAGAAGTAATACGCGTTTTCCCAGAAAAAATAAAGGTTTCAAAGCCTCTCCCCGTTTCGGGGAGAGGTTTGGAGAGGGGTTTTTAACATCCATCGAACTCATTCCCTTTATCATCGGGACAATTTCACAAACACCTTCTCACCCTTCATCTGAACTGGATATGACTGTAAAGGGACATCAGCCGTCAAACATTCCCCAGTCTCTAGCTGATATTGAAACCCATGTGCTGGACAGGTGATAATGCCATTTTCCACTGTACCAGTGTCCAAGGGTAATGTGAGATGAGAACAAGCGTTGCGGTAACAGGTAATGCGATCGCCTTGCCGATATAAAATTAGTGTATGTCCCGCAACTTTCGTAGCAAATATCCCCAAGTCTGGAATTTGTTCCACAGTTGCTACCCGTACCCAAGCAGTTGTAATGCTGGGAGCAAAGGGACTAGTTAAACCAGTATTAGTATTATCTACCGTAGAGCGATCGCTAACCGCAACCACGTTAGTAATTTCTGGACAGTAATTCTTAATTGCTTTTTCTACTCCCTGAGATAAAGTCAAATGAGAAGCTGGACAACTGCTGCAAGTTCCGATTAACCTGACTTCTACAGTATCTGGTGGTTTAAAGGCGACTAATTCTATATCTCCATTGTGACTTTTTAACCCCGGACGCACTTCATCAAGGGCGGCTTGAATGCGTTGTAATATTGGTGGGAGTGGTTGTTTAACTAAGTCGTGATACAGCAAAACTGCATACACAACTTCATCATCCGCAGCATGACGTAAAGCTGAAATAGATTCTTGTTTGAGGCTTTTAATCAATCGTGTCAGTGCTTCTTTATGCAAAGCTTCAATCGCTCGTTTCAGACCGACAGCTACACACCTTTGACTTTCATCCCACTCAGATATAATTGCCTCAAAGCGGTTAATTTCTTCAACGAATTCTTCGAGGTTGGTCATTAACAAAAGTATGAAGTGTGAAATTATTGTGGCTGTTAGCTACTTAATTATTTCATTTTGAAATCTTTAAGTAGAAAAGGCATTAAAATACCCGTAATTAAGCTAGACACAGTTATGGGAATACACAAGGGAATATCTGCTTGAGCAAGTGCTATTAGTGATAGCAAACCAACGCCAATTCCAATTGATGTTTGTTGCACAAAATGCAGAGGTTCGCGGATTAGCTTGCCTTTGAAGAATAACTTGGCAGAATACCAACCTAATTCAAACATTTTCTCTCCTAGAAAGTTTTCAACAAAGTTAATAAAGCAAATCCTAAAAGAATAGCTGGAATAGCACCAGCCGGG
This window of the Nostoc sp. HK-01 genome carries:
- a CDS encoding Rieske [2Fe-2S] domain-containing protein, which codes for MTNLEEFVEEINRFEAIISEWDESQRCVAVGLKRAIEALHKEALTRLIKSLKQESISALRHAADDEVVYAVLLYHDLVKQPLPPILQRIQAALDEVRPGLKSHNGDIELVAFKPPDTVEVRLIGTCSSCPASHLTLSQGVEKAIKNYCPEITNVVAVSDRSTVDNTNTGLTSPFAPSITTAWVRVATVEQIPDLGIFATKVAGHTLILYRQGDRITCYRNACSHLTLPLDTGTVENGIITCPAHGFQYQLETGECLTADVPLQSYPVQMKGEKVFVKLSR